Proteins found in one Fulvitalea axinellae genomic segment:
- a CDS encoding DUF2492 family protein produces MEPNIMHVHQVIYMMQESGKTYEADELMGDIRKQFGDDVQFVACSGIPFPCDEVIPFLFDRNKIVLEGEKISLHPQLKLCDSDKK; encoded by the coding sequence ATGGAACCGAATATCATGCACGTGCACCAAGTCATCTATATGATGCAGGAAAGCGGAAAAACTTACGAGGCCGACGAGCTTATGGGTGACATCCGCAAGCAGTTTGGCGATGATGTCCAGTTTGTGGCTTGTTCGGGCATCCCGTTTCCTTGCGACGAGGTTATCCCGTTTCTATTCGATAGGAACAAGATTGTGCTTGAGGGCGAAAAAATAAGTCTGCACCCGCAATTGAAACTTTGCGATAGCGACAAAAAATAA
- the xerD gene encoding site-specific tyrosine recombinase XerD — protein MEWDTAIKNFSDYIKLERAMADNSVMAYTSDVTKLYQYADMAGWKKGPLEISANNVENFLTYIFRLGMSVNSQARILSGVKAFYKYLLFDEYIEIDPTELIEAPKTGRKIPDTLEVHEIDNLISAIDMSTDEGIRNKAIIETLYSSGLRVSELVNMKLTNIFYDIGFVKILGKGNKERLVPIGKGAINSIRTYLEEVRGNMTVKPGHENYVFLNRRGAQLTRVMIFTIIKRLAVAINLKKKVSPHTFRHSFATHLIEGGADLRAVQDMLGHESITTTEIYTHLDKEYLQQVIHEYHPRS, from the coding sequence ATGGAGTGGGATACTGCGATAAAAAACTTTTCGGATTACATAAAGCTTGAGCGCGCCATGGCCGACAATTCTGTGATGGCCTATACCAGCGACGTTACCAAGCTATATCAATACGCGGACATGGCGGGGTGGAAGAAAGGCCCGCTGGAAATAAGCGCCAATAATGTAGAAAACTTCCTGACGTACATATTCAGGCTCGGCATGAGCGTCAATTCCCAAGCGCGGATACTTTCGGGCGTAAAGGCCTTTTACAAATACCTGCTCTTTGACGAATATATTGAGATAGACCCGACCGAACTGATCGAGGCGCCGAAAACGGGACGAAAAATCCCCGATACGCTGGAAGTGCATGAGATCGACAACCTGATATCGGCTATAGATATGTCTACCGATGAGGGAATACGTAACAAGGCCATTATCGAGACGCTGTACAGCTCCGGTTTGCGCGTGTCGGAATTGGTGAACATGAAGCTGACCAATATTTTCTATGATATCGGCTTTGTGAAAATCCTCGGAAAAGGCAACAAAGAGCGTTTGGTCCCCATCGGAAAGGGAGCGATTAACTCTATCCGCACTTATCTGGAAGAAGTCAGGGGAAATATGACCGTAAAACCCGGCCACGAGAACTACGTCTTCCTCAACCGGCGCGGAGCGCAACTTACGCGTGTCATGATCTTTACCATTATCAAGCGTCTGGCCGTAGCGATCAACCTCAAGAAGAAAGTAAGCCCGCACACCTTCCGGCATTCGTTCGCCACGCACTTGATAGAGGGCGGAGCCGACCTAAGGGCGGTACAGGATATGCTCGGGCACGAATCGATTACGACTACCGAGATCTACACGCACCTCGACAAAGAATATCTGCAACAAGTCATACACGAATACCATCCGCGTAGCTAA
- the surE gene encoding 5'/3'-nucleotidase SurE, protein MQERPLILVTNDDGITAPGIRMLVEVMKELGDVAVVAPNSPQSGMGHAITIGKPLRLVDSDIFDDVTAFECSGTPADCVKLAKHYALKDRQPDLVVSGINHGSNSSISVLYSGTMSAAIEAAIENIPAIGFSLCDYSHNADFSHIREYVKSIASKVLDEGLPKFLTLNVNFPKKQEEEIKGVRICRQARAKWEEEFEQRFDPMGQPYYWMAGNFVNFDKGEDNDEWAIANNYVSVVPIQFDLTAHHAMSVLGEWEF, encoded by the coding sequence ATGCAGGAAAGACCATTGATATTGGTGACCAACGACGACGGAATCACGGCTCCCGGAATCCGGATGTTGGTAGAGGTGATGAAAGAGCTTGGCGACGTGGCCGTAGTGGCGCCGAACAGTCCGCAATCGGGAATGGGACACGCCATTACCATCGGGAAGCCCTTGCGCTTGGTCGATAGCGACATCTTCGATGACGTAACGGCTTTTGAGTGTTCCGGTACTCCTGCGGATTGTGTGAAACTTGCCAAGCACTACGCTTTGAAAGACCGTCAGCCGGATTTGGTGGTCAGTGGCATCAATCACGGAAGCAATAGCTCCATCAGCGTGCTGTATTCCGGCACCATGTCGGCGGCGATTGAGGCGGCAATTGAGAATATCCCGGCCATCGGCTTTTCGCTTTGCGATTATTCCCACAACGCGGATTTTTCGCATATACGTGAATATGTGAAATCCATAGCTTCGAAAGTGTTGGATGAAGGCTTGCCGAAGTTTCTGACACTGAATGTAAATTTCCCCAAAAAACAGGAGGAAGAGATCAAAGGCGTCCGGATTTGCCGTCAGGCCCGCGCGAAGTGGGAAGAGGAGTTCGAGCAGCGCTTCGATCCGATGGGACAGCCGTATTATTGGATGGCCGGTAATTTCGTGAACTTCGACAAGGGAGAAGATAATGACGAATGGGCTATTGCGAACAATTACGTGTCCGTGGTACCGATACAATTCGATCTTACCGCTCATCACGCCATGAGCGTTCTGGGCGAGTGGGAATTTTGA
- the dnaG gene encoding DNA primase — translation MGISQYTIQTIRERADIEDVVSDFLTLKKKGGNLWACCPFHDEKTPSFSVAPAKGIYKCFGCGASGDSINFVMELEGLSYPEAIRYLGKKYGIDIEETDEDPAKVLVQKEKDGLMVTLNFGRTYFEENLWRAGEGKSVGLSYFKERGFTEDTIRKFQLGYSMSSWDGLLKAGKEKGFTEEQLEKAGLIITKEERSYDRFRSRVVFPIHNLAGKAIAFGARILTSDKNQPKYLNSPETEAYVKSKVLYGIHQAKNSIRRQDNCYLVEGYTDVISLHQAGVENVVASSGTSLTEDQIRLIGRFTKNVTVLFDGDAAGIKASLRGIDMILAGGMNVRVVAFPEGEDPDSYARKLGGESFQSYLEREAVDFITFKTSLYVKESEGDPVKRAETIKSIVGSVAKVPDTVKRAVYLKECARLLEIEEKVLLQEMNRLHREESIRQSKAATRARYAERSQTPPPAPPQGNYPPPEIMAEMEAGLVPPPEAQSMPAVREDRTLDRMVALQERESLRLLLNYGLNELEENYKLCDYILSELEGVKFTTPAYKEVLELFKKGLASGIVPEAKTMLGQTEDEEVRKAIVDVVSQKWQLSPNWMDRHQINVTQEPDNLRHSAYTGILRLKLRMVTKMVSESMTELRYITDEIKLVEQLRVIQALKKAENEIGKCLGVTLNR, via the coding sequence TTGGGCATAAGTCAATATACCATACAAACTATACGTGAACGGGCCGACATCGAGGATGTGGTCTCCGACTTTCTTACTCTTAAGAAGAAAGGCGGGAACCTGTGGGCGTGCTGTCCGTTTCACGACGAGAAAACCCCGTCCTTTTCCGTAGCGCCGGCAAAGGGCATTTACAAATGTTTCGGTTGCGGAGCTTCCGGCGATTCCATCAACTTCGTGATGGAGCTGGAAGGGCTCAGCTATCCGGAGGCTATACGCTATCTGGGCAAGAAATACGGGATCGATATCGAGGAGACCGATGAGGATCCGGCCAAGGTGTTGGTCCAGAAGGAGAAAGACGGCCTGATGGTTACGCTGAACTTCGGCCGCACCTATTTTGAGGAAAACCTTTGGAGAGCCGGCGAGGGCAAGTCCGTAGGGCTGTCCTATTTTAAGGAACGCGGCTTTACCGAAGACACCATCCGCAAGTTCCAGCTCGGTTATTCCATGTCGTCTTGGGACGGATTGCTCAAGGCCGGTAAAGAGAAAGGCTTTACTGAGGAACAGCTGGAGAAAGCGGGACTTATCATCACCAAAGAGGAGCGAAGTTACGACCGCTTCCGTAGCCGTGTCGTATTTCCGATACATAACCTGGCGGGAAAGGCCATAGCCTTTGGCGCCAGGATCCTGACATCGGACAAGAACCAACCCAAGTACCTTAACTCGCCCGAGACCGAGGCCTATGTCAAAAGCAAGGTCCTCTACGGTATTCACCAAGCCAAAAACAGCATCCGAAGGCAGGACAACTGCTATTTGGTGGAAGGCTATACCGACGTAATCTCCCTGCATCAGGCCGGGGTGGAGAACGTGGTGGCCTCATCCGGTACCTCACTTACCGAGGACCAGATCCGGCTGATCGGCAGGTTTACCAAAAACGTGACCGTACTCTTCGACGGCGACGCGGCGGGTATCAAAGCCTCGCTCCGCGGTATCGATATGATATTGGCCGGAGGCATGAACGTCCGGGTGGTGGCATTTCCCGAAGGGGAAGACCCCGATAGTTACGCCCGCAAGTTGGGAGGCGAGTCGTTCCAGTCTTATTTGGAACGAGAGGCCGTCGACTTTATCACGTTCAAGACTTCGCTGTACGTAAAGGAAAGCGAAGGCGATCCCGTAAAACGGGCCGAGACTATCAAGTCCATCGTTGGCTCGGTGGCCAAAGTGCCGGATACGGTAAAGCGCGCCGTTTACCTGAAAGAGTGCGCGCGGCTGTTGGAAATAGAGGAGAAGGTGCTCCTTCAGGAGATGAACCGCCTGCATCGCGAGGAAAGTATCCGCCAGTCGAAAGCCGCCACGCGCGCCCGCTATGCCGAGCGTTCGCAGACACCTCCGCCAGCGCCTCCACAAGGGAACTATCCTCCGCCGGAGATAATGGCCGAGATGGAAGCCGGGTTGGTTCCCCCGCCGGAAGCGCAGAGTATGCCTGCCGTGCGGGAAGACCGGACGTTGGACCGTATGGTGGCCCTTCAGGAAAGGGAAAGTTTGAGGCTGTTGCTCAATTATGGGCTGAATGAGCTTGAGGAAAACTATAAGCTTTGCGATTATATCCTTTCGGAGCTTGAGGGTGTCAAGTTTACCACTCCGGCTTATAAAGAAGTGCTTGAGCTTTTCAAAAAAGGCTTGGCTTCAGGCATAGTTCCCGAAGCCAAAACCATGTTGGGACAGACCGAGGATGAGGAAGTCCGTAAAGCCATAGTGGATGTGGTAAGCCAGAAGTGGCAACTCAGTCCCAACTGGATGGATCGTCACCAGATCAACGTGACTCAAGAGCCCGATAACCTGAGGCATTCCGCCTATACGGGAATACTGAGGCTGAAGCTCAGGATGGTCACCAAAATGGTGTCGGAAAGCATGACCGAACTGAGGTATATCACCGACGAAATCAAGCTGGTGGAACAGCTCAGGGTGATTCAGGCGTTGAAGAAAGCCGAAAACGAAATCGGAAAATGTTTGGGCGTTACACTGAACCGCTAG
- a CDS encoding SDR family NAD(P)-dependent oxidoreductase yields MNYYIITGTSRGIGKALAKYLGASPDNRIIGISRAYSLSLQNYKHVEADLADIPALLRNVDSLLEVPDDATSVTLVNNAGTIGEIGHLGSISDESIDYAMRLNVTSPMILTNAFMRLFANRNVAKCVINISSGAARNAYDGWSSYCASKAALDMLGMVLAQETALDESDMNVYSIAPGVVDTEMQARVRSSNGQGFRSKQIFVDMKEKGQLASPESVAEKLARVIQHPEEFGDLLIDFWEPAE; encoded by the coding sequence ATGAACTATTATATAATAACTGGAACTAGCCGGGGAATAGGTAAAGCCTTGGCGAAATATCTGGGAGCGTCGCCTGATAACCGCATTATCGGCATATCGAGAGCGTATTCGCTGAGTCTGCAGAATTATAAGCATGTCGAGGCGGATTTGGCCGATATCCCAGCCTTGTTGCGGAATGTTGACTCGTTGTTGGAGGTCCCTGATGACGCCACGAGCGTAACATTAGTCAACAACGCTGGGACTATCGGAGAGATAGGCCATCTGGGAAGTATTAGCGATGAAAGTATCGACTATGCGATGCGACTGAACGTAACTTCCCCGATGATCTTGACCAATGCGTTTATGCGTCTGTTCGCAAATCGGAACGTGGCCAAGTGCGTGATCAATATTTCGTCAGGCGCCGCGCGTAACGCATATGACGGCTGGTCGTCTTATTGCGCTTCCAAAGCCGCTTTGGATATGTTAGGGATGGTGCTGGCGCAGGAAACGGCGTTGGACGAAAGCGACATGAACGTTTATTCGATCGCTCCCGGCGTAGTGGACACCGAGATGCAGGCCAGGGTAAGGTCTTCGAACGGCCAAGGATTCCGCTCCAAGCAGATTTTTGTGGACATGAAAGAGAAAGGGCAATTAGCCTCGCCGGAATCGGTGGCGGAAAAGTTGGCTAGGGTGATTCAGCATCCCGAGGAATTCGGGGATCTTCTCATAGATTTCTGGGAACCCGCGGAGTAA
- a CDS encoding IS982 family transposase: MTVLDTLKLTEIFIASDDFCKRLDEYHKEKGIGNQKKSGRPATMSDSEIMTVLIFFHLSGIRCFKWYYNNVLMVYLRSYFPDLPDYTTFLTASNRVFAPMTLFMQAVRLSPRTGHNYVDSKPLAVCHNKRIKQHRVFAGIAKRGKSSMGWFFGFKLHAVINEYGQLVVVRISSGNVSDNNHKMLRSLTKDLQGFLYGDKGYISKLRDELRGKGLTLVTKLRSKMRPKEMLAEEQKHYLKHRRLIKSAFDILKHVCQIEHSRHRSVKGFLINTIAALLAYTFLDKTPECPKFPKKLGKWDRKMTIELI, encoded by the coding sequence ATGACCGTTCTGGACACTCTCAAATTAACTGAAATTTTCATCGCTTCCGACGATTTCTGCAAACGATTGGACGAGTACCACAAGGAGAAAGGAATCGGAAACCAGAAGAAATCCGGTAGGCCCGCGACGATGAGTGACAGTGAAATCATGACGGTTTTGATATTCTTTCACCTCTCCGGCATCCGGTGTTTCAAGTGGTACTACAACAACGTGCTTATGGTTTACCTGAGAAGCTACTTTCCGGACCTGCCGGACTACACCACTTTCCTTACCGCCTCAAACCGGGTTTTCGCTCCCATGACGCTTTTTATGCAGGCCGTCAGGCTGTCTCCCCGGACAGGCCACAATTACGTGGACTCCAAACCTCTGGCCGTGTGCCACAACAAAAGAATAAAACAACACAGGGTTTTCGCCGGAATCGCCAAACGTGGCAAGAGCTCGATGGGATGGTTCTTCGGGTTTAAGCTCCATGCCGTCATAAACGAATACGGACAGCTGGTCGTCGTCAGGATATCTTCGGGAAATGTATCGGACAACAACCACAAAATGCTCAGGTCACTCACCAAAGACCTGCAAGGGTTCCTCTATGGGGACAAAGGGTATATTTCCAAACTCAGGGACGAACTCAGGGGCAAAGGCCTAACCTTGGTCACAAAGCTCAGGAGTAAAATGAGGCCCAAAGAAATGCTTGCCGAAGAGCAAAAACACTATTTGAAGCACAGGCGGCTAATCAAATCGGCGTTCGATATCCTCAAACATGTTTGCCAGATTGAACACTCAAGGCACAGAAGCGTCAAAGGGTTTCTAATCAACACAATAGCCGCGTTACTCGCTTATACTTTCCTTGACAAAACACCTGAATGCCCTAAATTCCCCAAGAAGCTGGGGAAGTGGGATAGGAAGATGACGATTGAACTAATCTAA
- a CDS encoding Crp/Fnr family transcriptional regulator: MITEETMIRYGGQLVTIKKGAMLFDQDDSAKYYFQVSKGKVKMCNVNDEGKEFVQGIFGPGESFGEPPLFADFGYPAAAVALTEATLWRVEKNKFIELLLENPETHLEVTFALAKRLYYKSLMQREISQHQPERRILALIDYMKGEEGLKEEDDYEVPMTRQQVADMTGLRVETVIRTVKKLEKENELKIRKHKIVR, encoded by the coding sequence ATGATTACAGAAGAGACGATGATCCGCTATGGCGGACAACTGGTAACGATAAAAAAAGGGGCCATGCTTTTTGACCAAGACGACTCCGCAAAATACTATTTCCAAGTATCGAAAGGCAAGGTCAAGATGTGTAATGTCAACGACGAGGGGAAAGAATTTGTCCAAGGGATTTTTGGACCGGGCGAGAGCTTCGGCGAACCGCCTTTGTTCGCCGATTTCGGCTATCCCGCCGCTGCCGTGGCGCTTACGGAAGCCACGCTTTGGAGGGTGGAGAAGAACAAATTCATCGAACTGCTTCTGGAAAACCCGGAAACGCACCTGGAAGTCACCTTCGCTTTGGCAAAAAGGCTTTATTACAAATCACTGATGCAAAGGGAAATCTCGCAACACCAGCCCGAAAGGAGAATTTTGGCCTTGATCGATTATATGAAAGGCGAAGAGGGACTTAAGGAAGAAGATGACTACGAAGTGCCTATGACACGCCAGCAAGTGGCCGATATGACCGGACTAAGAGTGGAAACCGTTATCCGGACAGTCAAAAAGCTTGAAAAAGAAAATGAGTTAAAAATCAGAAAACACAAAATTGTACGATAA
- a CDS encoding bifunctional 3,4-dihydroxy-2-butanone-4-phosphate synthase/GTP cyclohydrolase II yields the protein MAGEKMLDTIEEAIDAIRRGEIIIVVDDEDRENEGDFICAAETVTPETINFMAKHGRGLICASIEEDRCKELGLEMMVGKSNAMHETAFTVSVDLLGHGCTTGISAHDRAKTIKALVDPATKSEDLGRPGHIFPLKAQNGGVLRRAGHTEATVDLARLAGLKPAGVLVEIMNDDGTMARLPELRKVADRFGFKLVSIKDLIAYRVKHETLIERVIDVKMPTAYGDFDLYAYRQVDTGEEHLALVKGEWSEDEPVLVRVHSSCVTGDIFGSCRCDCGEQLHEALRMVDQAGKGVVLYMNQEGRGIGLMNKLRAYKLQEEGYDTVEANLKLGFNMDLRDYGIGAQILRDLGVQKMKLLSNNPKKRVGLIGYGLEIVENIKIEIKPNAHNIAYLKTKRDKMDHTILGDEENDDK from the coding sequence ATGGCTGGAGAAAAAATGCTGGATACCATAGAGGAAGCTATCGACGCAATCAGACGCGGCGAGATCATTATCGTGGTAGACGATGAGGACCGGGAGAACGAGGGCGATTTTATTTGCGCCGCGGAAACGGTAACGCCCGAAACGATCAACTTCATGGCCAAGCACGGCCGTGGCTTGATCTGCGCTTCCATTGAGGAAGACCGCTGTAAGGAACTTGGCTTGGAGATGATGGTGGGCAAGAGCAACGCCATGCACGAGACGGCCTTTACGGTATCCGTTGACCTGTTGGGCCACGGATGTACTACGGGCATCTCGGCGCACGACAGGGCCAAGACTATCAAGGCGTTGGTGGATCCCGCCACTAAGTCCGAAGACCTTGGGCGTCCGGGACACATCTTCCCGCTGAAAGCCCAAAACGGAGGAGTGTTGCGCCGTGCCGGCCATACTGAGGCCACTGTCGATCTGGCCAGACTCGCAGGGCTGAAACCAGCCGGCGTATTGGTGGAAATTATGAACGATGACGGTACAATGGCCCGCTTGCCGGAACTACGAAAAGTGGCTGACCGTTTCGGGTTCAAGTTGGTTTCTATCAAAGACTTGATTGCTTACAGAGTAAAGCACGAGACGTTGATCGAAAGAGTGATCGACGTGAAAATGCCTACCGCTTACGGTGACTTCGACCTCTACGCTTACCGCCAAGTGGATACTGGCGAAGAGCATTTGGCCTTGGTAAAAGGCGAGTGGAGCGAAGACGAGCCCGTATTGGTTCGCGTACACTCGTCGTGCGTAACCGGCGATATATTCGGCTCTTGCCGTTGCGATTGTGGCGAGCAGTTGCATGAGGCTCTCCGAATGGTTGACCAAGCCGGCAAAGGCGTGGTGCTGTATATGAATCAGGAAGGTCGCGGTATTGGCCTTATGAACAAACTGCGCGCTTACAAGCTTCAGGAAGAGGGTTATGATACCGTTGAAGCTAACCTCAAGCTCGGGTTCAATATGGATCTGCGCGATTACGGTATCGGGGCGCAAATTCTCAGGGATTTGGGAGTGCAAAAGATGAAACTGCTTTCGAATAACCCGAAAAAAAGAGTGGGGCTGATCGGTTACGGATTGGAAATCGTGGAAAACATCAAGATCGAAATCAAGCCGAATGCTCATAATATCGCTTACTTGAAGACGAAGCGAGACAAGATGGACCATACCATCTTGGGAGATGAGGAAAACGACGATAAATAA
- a CDS encoding alpha/beta hydrolase — translation MEKQGIFYVEYGEGKPVVLLPGFCETHEVWKNIASELSKDYRVICPDLPGFGESQKMETVTLELVAHKLYEWMVSLELESPALVGHSMGGYITLELVRQHPEFLSGFALFHSSAFADKRDKRILRTKAIHLVEKHGAANVLSGFIHGLFYEGNHDRLAAVIEELNQIVRKTTDESYVDYARAIREREPSIAVLRDFKGPKLFIAGAEDLAVPVEDSRKQIASVPEMDALVLENVGHMGMFEAPEACIKSLRSFLDKTR, via the coding sequence ATGGAAAAACAAGGGATCTTTTATGTAGAATATGGGGAGGGAAAGCCTGTGGTATTATTGCCAGGCTTTTGCGAAACCCATGAAGTGTGGAAAAACATAGCTTCTGAACTGTCTAAAGATTACAGGGTTATTTGTCCCGACTTGCCGGGCTTTGGCGAGAGCCAAAAAATGGAAACCGTGACGTTGGAGTTAGTGGCCCATAAGCTGTACGAATGGATGGTAAGCTTGGAGTTGGAAAGCCCTGCGTTGGTAGGCCATTCTATGGGTGGGTATATCACTTTGGAGTTGGTGAGGCAACACCCGGAATTCCTTTCTGGGTTCGCTCTCTTTCATTCTTCGGCCTTCGCCGATAAAAGGGATAAGAGAATACTTCGGACAAAGGCGATCCATTTGGTCGAAAAGCATGGAGCGGCAAATGTTTTGTCAGGTTTTATTCACGGATTGTTTTACGAAGGCAATCACGACCGTTTGGCAGCTGTAATTGAAGAATTAAACCAGATTGTCAGAAAAACGACTGACGAATCGTACGTAGATTACGCTAGGGCTATTCGTGAGCGTGAGCCGAGCATTGCGGTGTTGCGTGATTTTAAAGGGCCGAAACTGTTTATCGCCGGGGCGGAAGATCTTGCGGTCCCAGTGGAAGATAGCCGTAAGCAGATAGCCTCGGTGCCGGAAATGGACGCTTTGGTTTTGGAAAATGTAGGGCATATGGGAATGTTTGAGGCTCCCGAAGCGTGTATTAAGTCTTTGAGGTCATTCCTCGACAAAACCCGATAA
- a CDS encoding M28 family peptidase, whose protein sequence is MTKKVFFLALILCQCLWGQAQNQKDSLTIRRFFDETLTVSESHNNLRELCKNIGARLSGSPEAEKAVKWAYAKLKSYGLDTVYLQEVKVPRWERGQVETFSVNGKSLRACSLGGSVGTDGVLEGEIIEVRDFEELEKLGKSKIKGKIVFINAPLDPKLIDTFHAYSACGSYRYRGASNASEYGAKAVVIRSLASEHDDFPHTGSMGYAKGAVKIPAMAISTNDADYLEKQLRTGTPQKAKMAMDCQTLPDVTSYNVIAELKGKRNPERILLVGGHLDSWDKGEGAHDDGAGVVHSMEAIRLFKRFGIRPNNTLRCILFMNEENGNRGGETYAKQSTQKGEKHLAALESDRGGLVPRGFSVDAPQSRFAFLQQQKIEDLLKPYNLHVMRKGYGGVDINPLKKYGEQTLIGFLPDPQRYFQYHHSDNDVFENVDRRELELGSASIASLLYLIDKYEFGVVN, encoded by the coding sequence ATGACCAAAAAAGTATTTTTCTTGGCCCTGATCCTCTGCCAATGTCTCTGGGGGCAAGCCCAAAACCAAAAAGATTCCCTAACCATTCGCCGGTTCTTTGACGAAACCCTTACCGTAAGCGAATCGCATAACAATCTCCGGGAACTGTGTAAAAACATAGGTGCGAGACTCAGCGGATCGCCAGAAGCGGAGAAAGCCGTAAAGTGGGCTTATGCCAAGCTAAAGTCTTACGGCCTTGACACCGTTTATCTGCAAGAAGTAAAAGTGCCCCGCTGGGAGAGGGGACAGGTGGAAACCTTTTCGGTCAACGGCAAGAGCCTTAGAGCCTGCTCCCTTGGCGGATCGGTCGGTACGGATGGTGTGTTGGAAGGCGAGATCATAGAAGTCCGGGATTTTGAGGAACTCGAAAAGCTGGGCAAAAGCAAAATCAAGGGCAAGATCGTGTTTATCAACGCTCCGCTGGATCCCAAACTCATCGATACCTTTCACGCCTACAGTGCGTGCGGGTCTTATCGTTACCGCGGGGCTTCCAACGCCTCCGAATACGGGGCCAAAGCCGTTGTGATCCGTTCGTTGGCCAGCGAGCATGACGATTTTCCGCATACGGGAAGCATGGGCTACGCCAAAGGCGCGGTGAAGATTCCCGCGATGGCCATTTCCACCAACGACGCCGACTATCTGGAAAAACAACTCCGCACTGGCACCCCACAAAAGGCTAAAATGGCTATGGATTGCCAAACCCTGCCCGACGTAACGTCTTACAACGTAATTGCGGAACTGAAAGGCAAGCGCAATCCCGAGAGAATCCTGCTGGTAGGCGGACATCTCGATAGTTGGGACAAAGGCGAAGGCGCCCACGACGACGGAGCCGGCGTAGTACACTCGATGGAAGCCATCCGCCTGTTCAAACGCTTCGGTATACGACCCAACAACACCTTGCGTTGCATCCTCTTTATGAATGAGGAAAACGGCAACCGAGGAGGCGAGACTTACGCCAAACAATCGACCCAAAAAGGAGAGAAACATTTGGCAGCGTTGGAAAGCGACCGTGGAGGATTGGTACCCCGGGGCTTTTCGGTAGATGCGCCGCAAAGCCGATTCGCCTTTTTGCAACAACAAAAGATCGAAGACCTGCTGAAGCCCTACAACCTTCACGTGATGCGCAAAGGCTACGGAGGCGTAGACATCAATCCCCTAAAAAAATACGGAGAACAAACCCTGATCGGTTTCCTGCCCGATCCCCAGCGCTATTTCCAGTACCATCACTCTGACAATGATGTTTTTGAGAACGTAGACCGCCGTGAGTTGGAATTGGGTTCGGCCTCTATCGCCTCTTTGTTGTATTTGATTGATAAGTATGAGTTTGGAGTTGTGAATTGA
- the aroQ gene encoding type II 3-dehydroquinate dehydratase, whose translation MNIIIINGPNLNLLGVREKTIYGSRSFEDYIPELREKYTDITLGYFQSNHEGKIIDKIHEIGFSYDGIILNAGAYTHTSIAIADAIAAVNTPVVEVHISNIHKREKFRHHSYLTPNCVGIMAGFGLDGYRLAVEYFVNNKA comes from the coding sequence ATGAACATCATCATCATCAACGGGCCAAACCTGAACCTTCTAGGCGTCAGGGAGAAAACGATCTACGGTAGCCGGTCTTTCGAGGACTACATTCCCGAATTGCGTGAAAAATACACCGATATTACGTTGGGCTATTTCCAGTCGAACCACGAAGGCAAAATCATCGACAAAATCCATGAAATCGGTTTTTCCTATGACGGAATAATTCTGAACGCCGGCGCTTACACGCACACTTCGATAGCCATTGCCGACGCTATTGCGGCCGTGAACACTCCTGTGGTGGAGGTTCATATCTCAAACATTCACAAAAGGGAAAAATTCCGCCACCACAGCTACCTTACGCCGAACTGTGTGGGGATTATGGCCGGTTTTGGGCTTGACGGGTACAGGCTGGCCGTCGAATATTTCGTGAATAACAAGGCTTGA